One genomic window of Manihot esculenta cultivar AM560-2 chromosome 16, M.esculenta_v8, whole genome shotgun sequence includes the following:
- the LOC110603992 gene encoding uncharacterized protein LOC110603992, with translation MPSDRGWMYARLKDGLLNPLFLEGLNEFISAAKQFPDCLNGELIRCPCNRFKCQNRSFEDESIVRFHLMKYGFVRDYYVWYLHGEIQKYNAVHGRSNDSTDNTFNVEYQHSEFSNAYEQLVVDAAGPSFSPSISNEPPNQYTQRLYDMLAAANQELWPGCENHSQLSAVARILNIKSEHHLSERCFDNICQFIKEILPTDNLFTDNFYSTKKLLEGLGLPIQKIHSCLNGCMIYWGEDNELLRCKVCDHPRYKRLRDSQSSSKTQVAYSKMYYMPITPRLQRLYASNAIAKDMTWHANHGTDDDLMYHPSDSHAWKAFDNNWPHFSAEKRNVRLGLCTDDFQPFGQSGQQYSSWPVILTPYNLPPWLCMKGEYMFLTILVPGPRNPKDKLDVYLQPLVTELKDLWENGVETYDAFNKENFNLRAALMWTISDFPAYAMLSGWSTAGRTACPYCMEDSDAFTLTRGGKQSWFDNHRKFLPPSHSFRRNKIAFRKNVSVTKKAKPPISGEEVLKQIDELGFKRVTDEDAFEINSRLSKQCGWRKRSILWDLPYWKSNLIRHNLDVMHIEKNFFENIINTIMSVEGKTKDNAKSRADLNVICDRPELEMDQVTGRYPKACYTLDKQTDYANCIS, from the exons ATGCCTTCTGATAGAGGTTGGATGTATGCAAGACTAAAAGATGGTCTACTAAATCCTTTATTCCTTGAAGGATTAAATGAATTCATATCAGCTGCCAAACAGTTTCCAGATTGTTTGAATGGAGAACTAATTAGGTGTCCATGTAATCGATTTAAGTGCCAAAATCGCAGTTTTGAAGATGAGAGTATAGTTAGGTTTCATCTTATGAAATATGGGTTTGTTAGAGACTATTATGTATGGTATTTGCATGGTGAAATTCAAAAGTACAATGCGGTCCATGGGAGAAGTAATGATTCGACTGACAACACGTTCAATGTGGAATATCAACATAGTGAGTTCTCTAATGCTTATGAACAACTAGTTGTAGATGCAGCAGGACCTAGTTTCTCCCCATCAATAAGTAATGAGCCTCCAAACCAATATACTCAGAGATTGTATGACATGTTGGCTGCTGCTAATCAGGAATTGTGGCCAGGTTGTGAAAATCATTCACAACTGTCAGCTGTGGCAAGGATATTGAATATCAAAAGTGAACATCATTTGTCTGAACGCTGCTTCGACAATATTTGCCAATTCATCAAAGAAATTTTACCTACTGATAATTTATTTACTGATAATTTCTACTCTACCAAGAAATTACTTGAAGGCTTGGGATTACCAATTCAGAAGATTCATAGTTGCTTAAATGGTTGTATGATTTATTGGGGTGAGGATAATGAATTACTCAGGTGCAAAGTGTGTGATCATCCGAGGTACAAACGATTGCGAGATAGCCAGAGCTCTAGTAAAACCCAAGTTGCTTATAGTAAAATGTATTACATGCCAATTACACCTAGATTACAAAGGTTGTACGCATCTAATGCTATAGCCAAGGATATGACTTGGCATGCCAATCATGGAACTGATGATGATTTAATGTATCATCCATCTGATTCGCATGCATGGAAAGCTTTTGATAACAATTGGCCTCATTTCAGTGCTGAGAAACGTAATGTCCGTCTAGGACTATGTACTGATGATTTTCAACCCTTTGGACAATCTGGTCAGCAATATTCATCATGGCCTGTCATATTGACACCGTACAACTTACCCCCATGGTTATGCATGAAAGGTGAGTATATGTTTCTCACTATACTTGTCCCAGGGCCTAGAAATCCAAAAGATAAGTTGGATGTGTATTTACAACCCCTAGTAACTGAGTTGAAAGATTTATGGGAGAATGGagttgaaacatatgatgcattcaataaagaaaatttcaacttACGAGCTGCTTTAATGTGGACTATAAGTGATTTTCCTGCGTATGCAATGTTATCTGGATGGAGCACTGCAGGACGGACTGCTTGTCCTTATTGCATGGAAGATAGTGATGCATTCACATTGACAAGAGGAGGTAAGCAATCATGGTTTGATAATCATCGTAAATTTTTACCTCCTAGTCAttcttttagaagaaataaaataGCTTTTAGGAAGAATGTATCTGTTACTAAGAAAGCTAAACCACCAATTTCTGGTGAAGAAGTACTGAAACAGATTGATGAATTGGGATTTAAGAGGGTTACAGATGAAGatgcatttgaaataaattctcGTCTATCAAAGCAATGCGGTTGGCGAAAAAGaagtattttgtgggatttaCCGTATTGGAAAAGTAATTTGATTCGGCACAATCTTGATGTAATGCACATTGAGAAAAATTtctttgaaaatataataaacacTATAATGAGTGTTGAAGGAAAGACAAAGGATAATGCCAAGTCAAGGGCAGACCTAAATGTGATCTGTGATCGGCCAGAGTTGGAAATGGATCAAGTCACTGGGAGATATCCCAAAGCTTGTTATACTCTAGATAAGCAAA CGGATTATGCCAATTGCATTTCGTGA